The following proteins are co-located in the Brevibacillus laterosporus DSM 25 genome:
- the rapZ gene encoding RNase adapter RapZ has translation MVSLEEDGGEKMGEDSKQKAVNLLIITGMSGAGKTTAVQSLEDLGFFCVDNLPPILIPKFAELIIQSGRGIERVALVIDLRGREFFDSLFDAIDGLSEREGIHFQILFLDANDQNLVRRYKETRRRHPLSPTGTPLEGIMAERRLLQDLKGRANQIIDTSQMKPMQLRDKIINQYSQQSSEWTLNVQSFGFKYGIPIDADLVFDVRFLPNPHYVDDLRPKTGCDSDVANYVMKWTDTQEFLARLIDFLNFTIPHYQREGKSQLVVGIGCTGGKHRSVAIAEHIGETFRKDYQVRVTHRDIEKNK, from the coding sequence ATGGTATCCTTAGAGGAGGATGGAGGCGAGAAAATGGGTGAAGATAGTAAACAGAAAGCGGTAAACTTACTCATTATTACAGGCATGTCAGGAGCGGGGAAAACCACAGCTGTGCAAAGTCTAGAGGATCTAGGTTTTTTCTGTGTAGATAATTTGCCACCAATCCTTATTCCTAAATTTGCAGAGCTTATTATCCAGTCGGGGCGTGGGATCGAACGGGTTGCTCTTGTTATTGATTTACGTGGCCGTGAATTCTTTGACAGTCTTTTTGATGCTATTGATGGATTATCAGAAAGAGAAGGAATTCATTTTCAAATTCTATTCCTGGATGCGAATGATCAGAATTTAGTTCGTCGCTATAAGGAAACGAGAAGACGGCATCCTCTTTCCCCAACAGGTACACCTTTAGAGGGAATTATGGCTGAACGGAGACTTCTTCAGGATTTAAAGGGCAGAGCCAATCAGATTATTGATACAAGTCAAATGAAGCCGATGCAGCTTCGTGATAAAATCATAAACCAGTACTCACAGCAAAGCTCTGAATGGACCCTTAATGTTCAGTCATTTGGTTTTAAGTATGGGATTCCGATTGATGCTGATCTAGTCTTTGACGTGCGTTTTTTACCAAATCCGCATTACGTTGATGATTTACGGCCAAAAACAGGCTGTGATAGCGATGTAGCTAATTACGTCATGAAGTGGACTGATACACAGGAGTTCTTGGCCCGCTTGATTGATTTCTTGAATTTCACCATTCCTCATTATCAACGTGAAGGAAAAAGTCAGCTGGTCGTTGGTATCGGATGTACAGGTGGAAAACATCGGTCTGTAGCTATTGCAGAGCACATTGGAGAAACGTTCCGTAAAGATTATCAGGTTCGCGTTACACATCGTGACATCGAAAAGAATAAATAA
- the trxB gene encoding thioredoxin-disulfide reductase, which produces MSDQKIYDVIIAGAGPAGMTAAVYTSRANMSTLMLERGIPGGQMANTEDIENFPGFTSILGPDLSNKMFEHAQKFGAEYQYGDIKEIRDDNPYKTVVVGDKEYKAKSIIVATGAEHRLLGAPGEKEYSGRGVSYCAVCDGAFFRNKELVVIGGGDSAVEEAIFLTRFATKVTIIHRRDEFRAQKIIQKRAFENEKIHVIWDTVVKEIRGDNVVTGVLLENVKTGEQTEYPTNGVFIYVGMDPLTEAVKNLGITNEGGYIPTDELMRTNVEGVFAAGDVREKLLRQVVTATGDGSIAAQNAQIYVEELEERLKEQDVTIS; this is translated from the coding sequence ATGAGCGATCAAAAAATCTATGACGTAATTATTGCAGGAGCGGGACCAGCCGGAATGACGGCAGCTGTCTATACATCTCGAGCGAATATGTCTACTTTAATGCTGGAGCGCGGTATTCCAGGTGGACAAATGGCAAACACTGAGGATATCGAGAACTTTCCTGGTTTTACCAGCATTTTAGGTCCTGACTTGTCTAATAAAATGTTTGAGCACGCACAAAAGTTCGGAGCAGAATATCAATATGGTGACATCAAAGAAATCCGCGATGACAATCCGTATAAAACTGTGGTAGTAGGAGATAAAGAGTATAAAGCTAAATCTATTATCGTGGCTACTGGAGCAGAGCATCGTCTATTGGGTGCACCTGGTGAAAAAGAATATTCTGGTCGTGGTGTTTCTTATTGTGCCGTTTGTGATGGAGCATTTTTCCGAAATAAGGAACTTGTTGTCATTGGTGGAGGCGACTCAGCTGTTGAGGAAGCTATCTTCCTAACTCGTTTTGCAACAAAAGTAACCATCATACATCGTCGCGATGAATTCCGTGCCCAAAAAATTATCCAGAAGCGAGCTTTCGAAAATGAAAAAATTCATGTTATCTGGGACACTGTTGTTAAAGAAATTCGTGGTGATAATGTAGTAACAGGTGTTTTATTGGAAAACGTGAAAACCGGTGAGCAAACCGAGTATCCAACAAATGGCGTATTTATTTATGTAGGTATGGACCCATTGACGGAAGCTGTTAAGAATCTGGGTATTACGAACGAGGGTGGCTACATCCCAACTGATGAATTAATGCGTACAAATGTAGAAGGAGTCTTTGCTGCTGGTGACGTACGTGAGAAATTACTACGTCAAGTTGTAACGGCTACAGGGGATGGCTCCATTGCTGCTCAAAACGCTCAAATCTACGTAGAAGAGTTAGAAGAACGACTAAAAGAACAAGATGTTACAATATCGTAA
- a CDS encoding HPr family phosphocarrier protein, with the protein MVQQRVMVKLKTGLQARPAAFFVQEANRYRSEIYVEKDNKKVNAKSIMGIMSLAISSGTEITILASGDDAQMAVDTLAGLIDKDE; encoded by the coding sequence ATGGTACAGCAACGGGTTATGGTTAAACTTAAAACAGGGTTACAAGCCCGCCCAGCGGCATTCTTTGTTCAAGAAGCAAATCGATACCGTTCTGAAATTTATGTAGAAAAAGACAATAAAAAGGTGAATGCCAAAAGTATCATGGGAATTATGAGTTTGGCGATCAGCTCGGGAACAGAAATTACCATCTTGGCTAGTGGGGATGATGCCCAAATGGCAGTTGATACACTGGCTGGTCTGATTGATAAAGACGAATAA
- a CDS encoding polymer-forming cytoskeletal protein: MSKKIFFFSFLLVFCLILASSAYAINLHNGELYQIKSNEVHHGDVITNATKVVIEGTIDGDLYAFAEMIDIKGTVTGDVISFAYLTNVSGTVGGNVRSYSQALTVSGTIQKNISAGADELHVNQSGNVNGSILGFVNEMNIEGRVGKETNGFYNRATISGLLEGGTSLFQVESLHLNPTATIQGDLIYTSFEPAQIDAGAYIKGQHKHTLIEPRPSYRSFMLMMSVSSCLSTLIFWLLIRYFFAGSLYNVSEQLHTHHPFKQFGIGLLIFILAPLLSILMLLTVVGIPVGIVIAIAYTLLLILGKVYVGTWLGQKLISRFHWKISPLFAEFIGVFLLVLIIQIPLLGFLLGMLVNIYFLGAITGCVRASNKRTAL, from the coding sequence ATGAGTAAGAAAATATTCTTCTTTTCTTTCTTACTTGTTTTTTGTTTGATCCTGGCTAGTTCTGCTTATGCTATCAATTTACACAATGGAGAGTTATATCAGATAAAGTCTAATGAGGTACATCACGGGGATGTTATAACAAATGCTACTAAAGTTGTCATAGAGGGAACAATAGATGGGGACTTATATGCTTTCGCAGAAATGATCGATATAAAAGGGACTGTAACAGGAGATGTAATCTCATTTGCTTACCTTACAAACGTGTCAGGGACAGTCGGGGGTAATGTACGCTCCTATTCTCAAGCGCTAACTGTTTCAGGCACTATCCAAAAGAACATATCCGCTGGAGCTGATGAGCTTCATGTGAATCAATCTGGGAACGTGAATGGTAGTATTTTAGGTTTTGTCAATGAAATGAACATAGAAGGACGTGTTGGAAAAGAAACGAATGGGTTCTACAATCGTGCCACGATTTCAGGTTTATTAGAGGGGGGCACGTCCCTATTTCAAGTAGAATCTCTTCATCTCAATCCTACAGCTACCATTCAAGGTGATCTGATTTATACATCATTTGAACCTGCGCAGATTGATGCTGGAGCCTATATCAAGGGTCAACACAAACATACTCTTATTGAACCTAGGCCTTCCTACCGCTCTTTTATGTTAATGATGTCTGTCTCTTCATGCTTAAGTACATTAATTTTTTGGCTACTCATCCGTTATTTTTTTGCCGGTTCTCTATACAATGTGAGCGAACAGCTACATACTCACCATCCTTTTAAACAGTTTGGGATCGGCTTACTTATTTTTATCTTGGCTCCATTGCTTAGTATTCTTATGTTACTTACTGTTGTTGGTATTCCTGTAGGTATCGTTATTGCAATTGCCTACACTCTGCTCCTGATTTTAGGTAAAGTATATGTGGGCACTTGGTTGGGGCAAAAGTTAATAAGTCGTTTCCATTGGAAAATCTCACCCTTATTTGCTGAATTTATTGGTGTTTTTCTATTAGTTCTTATCATCCAAATCCCTTTACTAGGCTTTTTACTAGGAATGTTGGTCAATATATATTTCTTAGGTGCGATTACTGGTTGTGTACGTGCCAGTAACAAAAGAACCGCCCTATAG
- a CDS encoding RNA polymerase sigma factor, which produces MEEQSREDLYALNRKALEYILKFLKGDADSFPLLVELFDQRVQRIVLKMVYSYHDSQDVCNDIWLKVAQNLNKFDQSYPFHSWLYRLSSNTCIDFLRKKKEITLQDDQLYHQVNKQQKSVETPETLFMKKEFYSHIQELLYHLEEVDRLIVTLRFVDELSYEEIGSIVGMSKNTVGTRLFRSRKFLKELLSHKSIERSVYNATSG; this is translated from the coding sequence GTGGAAGAGCAATCACGCGAAGATCTTTATGCGCTAAATCGAAAAGCCTTGGAATATATTCTGAAATTTTTAAAAGGGGATGCCGATTCTTTCCCTCTACTTGTCGAGCTTTTTGATCAGCGCGTGCAACGCATCGTCCTCAAAATGGTCTATTCCTATCATGATTCTCAGGATGTATGCAATGATATTTGGCTAAAAGTGGCCCAAAACTTGAATAAATTTGATCAATCCTATCCGTTCCATTCTTGGTTATACCGCTTATCCTCAAATACTTGCATCGATTTCCTTAGAAAAAAGAAGGAAATAACCCTGCAGGACGATCAATTATATCATCAAGTAAATAAACAACAAAAATCTGTTGAAACACCAGAAACCTTATTTATGAAGAAGGAATTTTACTCCCATATTCAAGAATTGTTATATCATTTGGAAGAAGTAGATCGATTAATTGTTACTCTCCGCTTTGTGGATGAATTAAGTTATGAAGAAATAGGTTCCATTGTAGGAATGAGCAAAAATACTGTTGGTACCCGTCTATTCCGTTCCCGAAAGTTTTTAAAAGAGTTGCTGAGCCATAAATCAATAGAAAGGAGTGTATACAATGCAACATCCGGATGA
- a CDS encoding copper amine oxidase, translating into MGKLNVKSLAIGIGIGAILSSSIAYAASEMAVKPDMEKPITFYFDGIPKSPPVQTQGFLYKNTAYVPVRFAAENLGKPIVYDGKSLSVYIGKLPTSKTYSKYQAVELVRQKYGKEVPENFTIAYDHDDERGNYVIQIYQEVVNNFQNGDRYINTYGWYIVNPNSGDISSLF; encoded by the coding sequence ATGGGTAAGTTAAATGTAAAATCGTTAGCAATTGGCATTGGGATCGGAGCTATTTTATCCTCCTCTATCGCCTATGCCGCTTCAGAAATGGCTGTCAAACCAGATATGGAAAAGCCAATTACTTTTTACTTTGATGGTATACCTAAATCACCACCTGTTCAAACGCAAGGATTTCTATACAAAAATACAGCATACGTTCCTGTTCGTTTTGCAGCAGAAAACCTTGGCAAGCCAATCGTATACGATGGGAAATCGCTCTCTGTTTACATCGGTAAGCTTCCGACAAGCAAGACCTACTCTAAGTATCAAGCCGTAGAACTTGTCCGTCAGAAATACGGGAAAGAGGTACCAGAGAATTTCACGATTGCCTATGATCACGATGATGAACGCGGAAATTATGTCATCCAGATTTATCAAGAGGTTGTAAACAACTTCCAAAACGGAGATCGTTACATTAACACCTACGGCTGGTATATCGTGAATCCTAATTCCGGTGATATTTCATCTTTGTTTTAA
- a CDS encoding gluconeogenesis factor YvcK family protein, with protein MNMQQRDEMLKVVVIGGGTGLSVLLRGLKEEAVHITAVVTVADDGGSSGRLREEMDMLPPGDIRNVLTALADAEPLMKQLMQYRFNTGTGLAGHNLGNLLLAAMNDITGDFVTAVKALSRVLAVRGDVLPSSTQSILLKAELEDGTIVSGESQIPLSGKKIKRVFLDPVDARPLIEALDAIKEADAIILGPGSLYTSILPNLLVNGVFETILESTAPKVYICNVMTQPGETDNFTAYDHVKALYDHVGVEFLDTIVVNTEQVPEDYLAKYAEKGAYPVLCDMDKLKELGVTIVAEPMITYGELYLRHDAKRVSQEIVAILRQIISQQERK; from the coding sequence ATGAACATGCAACAAAGAGATGAAATGTTGAAAGTCGTTGTAATAGGGGGAGGGACAGGTCTGTCTGTCCTGTTACGCGGTTTGAAAGAAGAGGCTGTTCATATCACGGCTGTTGTTACGGTTGCTGATGATGGAGGAAGCTCAGGACGTCTTCGGGAAGAGATGGATATGTTGCCTCCGGGAGATATTCGTAACGTGTTAACAGCACTCGCTGACGCAGAACCATTAATGAAGCAGCTGATGCAATATCGATTCAACACGGGTACAGGCTTAGCAGGCCATAATTTAGGAAATTTGCTGCTTGCCGCTATGAATGATATCACGGGGGACTTTGTCACGGCCGTGAAGGCACTCAGCAGGGTTTTAGCGGTACGCGGGGATGTGTTGCCATCATCTACTCAATCAATCCTGTTAAAGGCTGAATTAGAAGACGGAACCATCGTCTCAGGAGAATCACAAATCCCGTTGTCTGGTAAGAAGATCAAGCGAGTTTTTCTGGACCCAGTAGATGCTCGACCTTTAATTGAAGCCTTAGATGCTATTAAAGAAGCAGACGCAATTATTTTGGGGCCAGGTAGCTTATATACAAGTATCCTACCTAATTTATTAGTTAACGGTGTCTTTGAGACTATATTGGAATCGACAGCACCAAAAGTATATATTTGTAATGTAATGACTCAGCCGGGTGAAACCGACAATTTTACAGCTTATGATCATGTTAAAGCATTATATGATCATGTTGGGGTAGAATTTTTAGATACGATTGTAGTAAACACTGAGCAGGTACCTGAAGACTATTTAGCTAAATACGCGGAAAAGGGCGCGTATCCAGTCTTATGTGATATGGATAAGCTGAAGGAGCTAGGCGTGACGATTGTGGCCGAACCTATGATTACCTATGGGGAATTATACTTACGACATGATGCAAAACGAGTAAGTCAGGAGATCGTGGCCATCCTTCGCCAGATTATATCGCAACAAGAAAGGAAGTGA
- a CDS encoding anti-sigma factor family protein produces the protein MQHPDEFTFMMYADGELIQEEQQQVASHLHSCSECQKLYATFLEEQAELVKAIHVTTPTLPPIHLEKTVCDQIKQIACFNQNRHHLFVHRLRFIFGASLGFFVVILLVGINWLHDWNSAINSLFQWQSVWSSMFWLKEKATMILLMFKNFYLIGFISSILFVLAILLYSIRLSSKVNTSNWRTR, from the coding sequence ATGCAACATCCGGATGAGTTTACTTTCATGATGTATGCAGACGGTGAATTAATCCAAGAGGAACAACAACAAGTGGCCAGCCATTTGCACAGTTGCTCAGAGTGTCAGAAACTATACGCTACTTTTCTTGAAGAGCAGGCAGAGCTTGTAAAAGCCATTCATGTAACAACACCAACGCTTCCACCTATCCACTTGGAAAAAACTGTTTGTGATCAAATTAAACAAATTGCTTGTTTTAATCAAAACCGTCACCACCTATTTGTTCATCGTTTACGTTTTATTTTTGGAGCATCCCTTGGTTTCTTTGTTGTCATTCTCTTGGTTGGAATCAACTGGCTACATGACTGGAATAGTGCTATTAATTCTTTATTTCAGTGGCAATCAGTCTGGAGTTCAATGTTCTGGTTAAAAGAAAAAGCAACGATGATTTTACTGATGTTTAAGAACTTTTACCTCATTGGCTTTATCTCTTCTATTTTGTTTGTTCTAGCCATTCTATTGTATTCTATTCGCCTTTCTAGCAAAGTGAATACGAGTAACTGGAGAACTAGGTAA
- the clpP gene encoding ATP-dependent Clp endopeptidase proteolytic subunit ClpP encodes MNLIPTVIEQTNRGERAYDIYSRLLKDRIIFLGTPINDQVANSVVAQLLFLQAEDPDKDISIYINSPGGSITAGMAIYDTMQYIKPDVSTICVGLAASMGSFLLCAGAKGKRYALPNSEIMIHQPLGGAQGQASDIEIAAKRIIKMREHLNRIYADRTGQPYEQIAKDTDRDNFLSAQAAKEYGLIDEVITRK; translated from the coding sequence ATGAATCTAATTCCAACTGTAATTGAACAAACAAATCGTGGAGAACGCGCTTACGATATCTATTCCCGTCTGTTAAAAGATCGTATTATCTTTTTAGGAACACCTATCAATGATCAGGTAGCAAATAGTGTTGTAGCACAGCTCTTGTTCCTACAAGCAGAAGATCCTGACAAAGACATCAGCATCTACATAAACAGTCCTGGTGGATCGATCACGGCCGGTATGGCTATCTATGACACGATGCAATATATTAAACCAGATGTATCGACTATCTGTGTTGGATTAGCTGCCTCTATGGGATCGTTCCTGCTTTGTGCCGGAGCAAAAGGAAAACGCTATGCTTTGCCTAATAGCGAAATCATGATTCACCAACCTCTAGGTGGCGCTCAAGGTCAAGCGAGCGACATCGAAATTGCTGCAAAACGTATTATTAAAATGCGGGAACATCTAAACCGCATTTATGCTGACCGTACTGGTCAACCATACGAACAAATTGCTAAAGATACGGATCGTGACAACTTCCTGTCCGCTCAAGCAGCAAAAGAATACGGATTGATCGACGAAGTCATTACAAGAAAATAA
- the hisIE gene encoding bifunctional phosphoribosyl-AMP cyclohydrolase/phosphoribosyl-ATP diphosphatase HisIE produces the protein MKEKRLSEKLRFDDQGLLPVVIQDASTKEVLTLAYMNKEALEKTYETNETWLWSRSRQELWNKGATSGNRQKVISISEDCDGDALLLKVLPVGPACHTGSYSCFSQEKEVGQIFESSSKNNHFFILGELEALIATRQKEMPVGAYTTYLFEKGIDKILKKVGEEAAEVLIAAKNRNQDELRYEMADLLYHLFVLLREQDLPLEQVLLELQRRTK, from the coding sequence ATGAAGGAGAAACGGCTATCAGAGAAGCTGAGATTTGATGATCAAGGGTTATTGCCTGTTGTTATTCAAGATGCTTCGACGAAAGAAGTTCTTACATTGGCATACATGAATAAGGAAGCATTGGAAAAGACCTATGAGACAAACGAAACATGGCTCTGGAGCCGTTCAAGGCAAGAACTATGGAATAAAGGAGCGACATCAGGGAACCGACAAAAGGTTATTTCTATTTCTGAAGACTGTGATGGAGATGCTCTGTTGCTAAAGGTTTTACCTGTTGGTCCGGCTTGTCATACTGGGAGTTATTCCTGTTTTTCACAAGAGAAAGAAGTAGGCCAGATTTTTGAAAGCAGCAGTAAAAATAACCATTTCTTCATTCTTGGAGAGTTAGAAGCGTTAATCGCTACTCGCCAAAAGGAAATGCCTGTGGGAGCTTATACTACGTACCTTTTTGAGAAAGGAATAGATAAAATTTTAAAAAAAGTAGGGGAAGAAGCAGCAGAAGTTTTAATAGCAGCAAAGAATCGTAATCAAGACGAATTACGCTATGAAATGGCTGATCTACTTTATCACCTTTTCGTGTTATTACGTGAACAAGATCTACCGCTTGAACAGGTGTTATTAGAATTACAGCGTCGAACAAAATAA
- a CDS encoding HEAT repeat domain-containing protein: protein MNKNEQERRGVITSFQQDANFFANWGMRSLQRNNFNKALQCFERALEIEPANAVHYCNKASVLAEMGKFEDSNDILYSIIEKIDSSLVDVYFFLANNYANMDDFEMAADMAVKYLTCEADGIYAEEAQELLHYIYFELDLPPRNPLEPQEDETMVIQHEEARKKLEEGKFMQAVECLNSLVKEYPDFMPAWNNLALAYYYIGDFNKAMDTIELALEKDPGNLHAICNMAVLLSHHNKWAELVPIITRLKKIQPFHYDHMYKLATTMGVLGQHEDACKLYQKILRQPMLHDVSTYHYAATSAYLSERYQLAIKWWKKVQQMDPEAGIAQYYLEKAKSALHGMPKENIPYHYHHPQKEIEMNQAPITAQDFKYNPMVRASMLWALQHGKEESKETVIRTLAMIGDSEAISTLEYYIDITNNEELKEIALAALEELETRIESENGERPILKEVTSTSDEWSKGNLTTLHQREQSEELSLDLSNTTDKQTITDEVEFIITEQLSSSTNHEKREWMIHQWKYYISQKEQIQVRKLEAWAAALDYLYERSKGTHKISQNSIAEQYGVSKSTLTKCLRALSYID, encoded by the coding sequence ATGAACAAAAATGAGCAAGAGAGACGTGGCGTAATTACTAGCTTTCAGCAGGACGCCAATTTTTTTGCCAACTGGGGAATGCGTTCTCTTCAACGAAACAATTTCAATAAAGCCCTACAGTGCTTTGAACGAGCGTTAGAGATTGAACCAGCAAATGCAGTACACTATTGTAATAAAGCCAGTGTGCTAGCTGAGATGGGTAAATTTGAAGATTCAAACGACATCTTATATTCCATTATAGAAAAAATTGATTCATCATTGGTTGATGTATATTTTTTCCTAGCAAATAATTACGCGAATATGGATGATTTTGAAATGGCAGCTGATATGGCTGTTAAATATCTAACTTGTGAAGCAGATGGAATTTATGCGGAAGAAGCACAAGAGTTACTTCATTATATTTATTTTGAACTCGATTTACCGCCACGTAACCCACTCGAACCACAGGAAGATGAGACAATGGTCATACAGCATGAAGAGGCTCGTAAAAAGCTAGAAGAAGGGAAATTTATGCAGGCTGTTGAGTGTTTAAACAGCTTAGTTAAAGAGTATCCTGATTTTATGCCTGCATGGAATAACTTAGCTCTGGCTTATTATTATATTGGCGATTTTAATAAAGCAATGGATACGATTGAACTAGCTTTGGAAAAAGATCCGGGTAATTTGCATGCCATTTGCAATATGGCCGTATTACTTTCCCATCACAATAAATGGGCTGAACTAGTTCCTATTATCACTCGTCTAAAAAAAATTCAGCCTTTTCATTACGACCATATGTACAAACTTGCCACAACAATGGGGGTTTTAGGTCAACATGAGGATGCCTGTAAGCTGTATCAAAAAATTTTGAGACAGCCTATGCTACATGACGTATCTACCTACCACTATGCGGCTACCTCAGCATATTTATCAGAACGCTATCAACTGGCAATTAAATGGTGGAAAAAAGTACAGCAGATGGATCCTGAGGCAGGTATTGCTCAATACTATTTAGAAAAAGCAAAAAGCGCCTTACATGGAATGCCTAAAGAAAATATTCCTTATCACTATCATCATCCGCAAAAAGAAATAGAGATGAACCAAGCTCCTATTACTGCACAGGATTTTAAATATAATCCGATGGTAAGGGCTTCTATGCTATGGGCTTTGCAACATGGTAAAGAAGAATCAAAAGAAACGGTTATCCGTACTTTAGCTATGATTGGTGATTCTGAGGCAATTTCCACATTAGAGTATTATATAGACATCACAAATAATGAAGAATTAAAAGAAATAGCGCTAGCAGCTCTTGAAGAGCTAGAGACAAGAATTGAAAGTGAAAACGGTGAGAGACCTATATTGAAAGAGGTCACATCCACTTCTGATGAATGGTCAAAAGGAAATCTCACCACACTACATCAAAGAGAACAATCTGAAGAATTGTCTTTAGATTTAAGTAACACTACAGATAAACAAACCATTACGGATGAAGTGGAGTTTATAATTACTGAACAATTATCTTCGTCAACAAATCATGAGAAGCGTGAGTGGATGATTCACCAGTGGAAGTATTATATTAGTCAAAAAGAACAAATTCAAGTTCGTAAGCTGGAGGCATGGGCAGCTGCATTAGATTATTTATATGAAAGATCAAAGGGTACTCATAAAATTTCGCAGAATAGTATTGCCGAACAATATGGTGTTTCTAAGTCAACTTTGACAAAATGTTTACGGGCTTTGTCTTATATTGATTAA
- the whiA gene encoding DNA-binding protein WhiA encodes MSFAAHTKKELTMIEASTCCNRAELAALIRMNGTIQLGTGKFILDISTENAAIARRIYTLVKQIFQIHAELLVRKKMRLKKNNVYIVRIPLRAYEILEDLRIMDKNLTFYPGISPDLVANECCVRAFLRGAFLAGGSVNHPEASSYHLEIFSAYQDFCEALTGLANRYELNAKCIERKKGFVMYIKEGEKITDFLSVIGAHQALLYFEDVRIVKDMRNSVNRLHNCEIANINKTVNAATKQMENIQLIEKEIGLENLPIRLREVAELRLQNPDINLKELGEMIPSGVVSKSGINHRLRKINEIADNLREKLSLST; translated from the coding sequence ATGTCATTCGCCGCACACACAAAAAAAGAGTTAACAATGATTGAAGCTTCAACTTGTTGTAATCGAGCAGAACTTGCTGCACTGATTCGCATGAATGGAACCATTCAATTAGGAACGGGAAAATTTATTTTGGATATCTCTACAGAGAATGCGGCGATTGCACGAAGAATTTATACGTTGGTCAAACAAATTTTTCAAATTCATGCCGAGTTATTGGTACGTAAAAAAATGCGTCTGAAAAAAAACAACGTGTATATTGTGCGAATACCACTTCGGGCTTATGAGATCCTAGAAGACTTACGTATTATGGATAAGAATTTAACATTTTATCCTGGTATTTCACCTGATCTCGTGGCGAATGAATGTTGCGTACGCGCGTTTCTTCGAGGTGCATTCTTAGCGGGAGGTTCTGTAAACCATCCAGAGGCTTCTAGTTATCATTTGGAAATTTTTTCTGCCTATCAAGATTTTTGTGAAGCGTTAACTGGTTTAGCTAATCGCTATGAATTGAATGCCAAATGTATTGAACGCAAAAAAGGGTTTGTTATGTACATAAAAGAGGGCGAAAAAATAACGGACTTCTTAAGTGTAATTGGTGCGCACCAGGCTTTGTTGTATTTTGAGGATGTGCGAATTGTGAAAGACATGCGGAATTCAGTTAATCGTTTGCATAACTGTGAGATTGCCAATATCAATAAAACAGTAAACGCTGCTACCAAACAAATGGAGAATATTCAATTGATCGAGAAAGAGATAGGTCTTGAAAACCTACCTATCCGCTTACGAGAGGTGGCAGAACTTCGCTTACAGAACCCTGACATTAATCTGAAGGAATTAGGCGAGATGATTCCAAGTGGAGTTGTGAGTAAGTCAGGTATTAACCATCGCTTGCGTAAGATAAATGAGATTGCAGATAACTTGCGAGAAAAACTGAGTCTTTCTACGTAG
- the ytzI gene encoding YtzI protein, producing MIVAVVVIVGIIVGCSIWAINKGYSYKSKIDDIDE from the coding sequence ATGATTGTTGCTGTTGTTGTCATTGTTGGTATCATTGTTGGATGTTCGATTTGGGCAATAAATAAAGGATATTCTTACAAAAGCAAAATTGACGATATAGATGAGTGA